From Deinococcus terrestris, one genomic window encodes:
- the rpsF gene encoding 30S ribosomal protein S6 — translation MNQYDLNLILNPNLSAEQVQIEKDYIENTLRGNGAEIMNLDDLGNRRLAYAVNKDREGYYLMYTIRAGGNPEQTIAAPLRLRDNVRRILVVKDRPEWKTKKA, via the coding sequence ATGAACCAGTACGACCTGAACCTGATCCTGAACCCCAACCTCAGCGCCGAGCAGGTGCAAATCGAGAAGGACTACATCGAGAACACCCTGCGCGGCAACGGGGCCGAGATCATGAACCTCGACGACCTCGGCAACCGCCGACTCGCCTACGCCGTGAACAAGGACCGCGAGGGCTACTACCTGATGTACACCATCCGGGCCGGGGGCAACCCCGAGCAGACCATCGCCGCGCCCCTGCGCCTGCGCGACAACGTGCGCCGCATCCTGGTGGTCAAGGACCGCCCGGAGTGGAAGACCAAGAAGGCCTGA
- a CDS encoding DinB family protein, with protein sequence MSNEGTQSWMDGLLDILREAVEGGEPGQGTAFLDGTGADGSGNHGLLATLARLGAGEASRDVNGTSVAGQARHTALHMEVVVRWERDGERGPFDWKGSFHPAEVNTQDWVGLQARVRQAYDELVAFARTQADLPVTGDATGGLTGAIAHVAYHLGAIRQMVKALGAGG encoded by the coding sequence ATGAGCAACGAGGGAACACAGAGCTGGATGGACGGCCTGCTCGACATCCTGCGGGAAGCGGTCGAGGGCGGTGAGCCGGGGCAGGGCACGGCCTTCCTGGACGGCACGGGGGCGGACGGCAGCGGCAACCACGGCCTTTTGGCAACGCTGGCCCGCCTCGGCGCGGGGGAGGCCAGCCGGGACGTGAACGGCACCTCGGTCGCGGGGCAGGCCCGGCACACGGCCCTGCATATGGAGGTGGTTGTGCGCTGGGAGCGTGATGGCGAGCGCGGCCCCTTCGACTGGAAGGGCAGTTTTCACCCGGCAGAGGTCAATACTCAGGACTGGGTCGGGCTCCAGGCGCGGGTGCGGCAGGCCTACGACGAGCTGGTGGCCTTTGCTCGCACGCAGGCAGACCTCCCGGTGACCGGGGACGCGACCGGGGGACTGACGGGAGCCATCGCCCACGTCGCCTATCACCTCGGCGCCATCCGGCAGATGGTCAAGGCGCTGGGGGCCGGGGGGTGA